Below is a genomic region from Raphanus sativus cultivar WK10039 chromosome 4, ASM80110v3, whole genome shotgun sequence.
GCCAGACAGGGACCATAGAAAGCTCAGGTTTCACTTGCTGGATGCCAGGGGACCACTTAGCCACGAACATCGAGAGGCCATCAATTTGCCAGAGACTTTGGCTTAAGATGCGTCGACGGGCGTGAGGGCAGGGAACACGGAAGAGAAAGGCCTGGTTATCCATTTTGGAGACCGTTATGTCTCTACGATGTTTACTCCAGATACCATTTACAATCGCATGAACCGCACCACGGGCAGGAGCTTCGTCATAGAACTGGCCTATAATGAAGCATTCCCAAGCCTTCTTGTTCTTCTCTACTATGACGTTGGGAATGGTGACACACGATTCTCCTGAGTCTAAAAGAAAAGGTTTCTCCTTTGGGAATAGCTTTATCGAAGCTTCCTTCACAAATCCTTTCCAGAGCTCAGCTGGGCTTGAAGAAGTAGCTGAGGCCTTAGGTGTAGTGGGAGGGGGGACACGACTGTCCTGACAATCCCGAGTGAGATTAGTTTCAGTCACCATTCCCACCGCAGTAGTGGAATCAGGAACTGGAAGACTAGGTACAGTTACTTCTGTAGCTAGGGTTTCGAGATTGGGAATAGCAATCTCCATGGCCAGATCTGCTACAGGGGCAGTCGGGGCATCAGTATTGTTAGCCAGATTCACCACAGCAGCGGCATCACGGGCATCGATTGCTGGGGAAGGTTCACTTGCAGCCTTTCCAGCAGTAGAGTCGGAATCAGATCTATGTGTAGGGACATAGGGGGATTTCGAAACAGAGGGGCGAGGTCGGGAACCAGAGGAGCCATTGGAGCCCTTTCCTTTAGCCGATTTCTTTCTTGCCATTCCAGGAGGGGGCGCCCGGCGCCGGAGCCGGCGACGGAGGAGGTGAAACGAAGAGGTCTTCAGATTTGAGAGAATTTTCGCCAAGCGCGTGAGGCGCGTGTTCAAGCTCAAATTTTCCGATCACTTTCTCTCATTGTTAACATATGCCTCTGCAGATATCAAATGCTTATCTAAAGTTTCTGAAAGGCCCCGGGATAAGGATATTATTTGAGTTTGTCAAAGAAGTTCCTAAACACGCAACTATATTGAACACTGACATAGCGTCCTTGCTTGGTCCACTTTTCTTCACTTGGGTTGTTCTTCTTTTGTTCCCTGTAAGTTCTCTCCTACCAGAGACttgaatgtttttaattattccTTTGTATGTAAATGACTAGCTATAAATCTTGCAGGTGATCTTGACATCATTGGTGTATGAGAAACAAGAACGTCTAAGAATTATAATGAAAATGCATGGCTTAAGCGATGGTCCGTACGTATTGGTTGATTTCATATGCCTATTTTCTAACTATATCCGTGTTGTATGTCGCTTCTTTGGTGATCTTCGGATCAGTAATAGGACTCAAGTACTTTCGGCTCAATACCTATAGCATCCAGTtcgttttctattttatctacTTGAATCTACAAATCGCTCTTTCCTTTCTTGTTTCTTCAATATTCTCAAAGGTTAAGACTGTTACAGGtaataataacatattatttttctcATCAAGAACATGCCAATGTTCAAAATTGAATGGTCTCTTTGTTTTTATGGATTAATTGTAGTCGTTGCTTACATAATTGTGTACGGTAGTGGGCTCTTGGGAAGCTTTCTCTTCCAAAAGATGCTTGAAACTCAGTCATTTCCGGGTAaccttaacaaaaaaaaaattaatatgctCGTTTTTATCACTTACTTCTTATTTTTTGGTATATAATATCTATATGCCTTACAGAGGAATGGATTGTTGCCTTGGAATTGTATCCTGGGTTTTCTCTATACCGGGGGTTGTATGAGTTCTCACAATATGCCTCCAGGGGAAGTGGGATGAAGTGGCAAGATATCAGTGATAGTGGAATGGGTGAAGTTTTATGCATCATGTCGATAGAGTGGTTTCTGGCTCTCATCATAGCCTTCTATATTGATCAAGTTTTCTCATCTGGGAAGCAccctttctttttcttgaacCCTTCCAAGAAGTCTTCTTCTATACCAAGTAAGCCTACCGTGCAGAGGATGGATTCTAAAAAAGTCTCCATAGACATGGGGAAAATAGATGTCAGTCAGGAGGTATGTTTAACAAGTCATATTTTTGGGCTTTCCATGTGTTCTCTGATGTTAACATTAAATGAGATAATAAACAGAGGGAAAAGGTGCAACAATTGAGAAATGAAGGTAGCGCAGGGCACGCCATCTTGTGTGACAACTTGAAAAAAGTGTATCCAGGTAGAGATGGTAACCCTCCAAAAATGGCAGTAAGAGGGTTATATCTCGACGTTCCTTCAGGAGAATGCTTCGGCATGCTTGGACCTAATGGCGCTGGAAAAACATCCTTCATCAGTATGGTCAGTTTCGACAAAACAGTTTCACAAATAAACGTTATAGTGCGTCAAATTTTGTAATCTTTTACtgtattttttgttgtttccaTAGATGACAGGGCTACTCAAACCTTCATCTGGAACAGCATTGGTTCAGGGTTTGGACATATGCAAGGATATGAACAAAGTATACACTAGCATGGGCGTTTGCCCACAACACGAGTAAACACACACTTACAATTCTTCTGCATGTTCCTTCTTTACCAAGCAAATAAGAAACAGTTTAGAGAACAATTTCGGTTTTGTGGCATTCTCTTGGTTGTAGCTTGCTTTGGGAGACACTAACAGGGAGAGAACATCTTCTCTTCTACGGGCGACTCAAGAACTTTAAGGGCTCTGCTCTAAcgcatgtatatatatatctgccACACCTTGCTGTCTTAGTTTAGTTTCGTGTTATATATAATTCCAGAAGAAGACAATATTGTTAATTCATTGATACATAATCATTTCAAGGCCGTGGAAGAATCTCTAAAGAGTGTAAGCCTTTTCGACGGAGGAGTTGGCGACAAACCTGCTGGAAATTACAGTGGAGGTATGAAAAGGCGGCTTAGTGTCGCTATATCACTTATTGGGAACCCCAAGGTACATGCATTCTTGTTGCTTGTGTCGTGTTTTCAAGCAATTTGGTTATTAACAAGCCTAAGGTGTGATTAATCATTCTCTTAATTATTAGGTAGTTTATTTGGATGAGCCAAGCACAGGACTTGATCCAGCCTCGAGGAAGAACTTATGGGATGTGATTCAGCGTGCAAAACAAAACACAGCAATTATCCTCACAagtatatacatacatatattattttcttagatTATATATGGGATGTGCTTAAGTGTTCTTCTTAAATAGACTTAATCTTAACGTTAAGACTACGTTTTCAGCTCACTCGATGGAAGAAGCAGAGTTTCTATGCGATCGATTGGGAATATTCGTAGACGGGGCCTTGCAATGCATAGGAAACTCCAAGGAACTAAAGAGCAGATACGGTGGATCGTATGTGTTCACGATGACAACATCTTCAGAACATGAGGAAGATGTTGAGAGATTGGTATCAACTGTGTCTCCCAACGCCAAGAAAGTATATCATCTCGCTGGTACACAGAAGTTCGAGCTCCCAAAGAACGAAGTTAGGATTGCTGAGGTGTTTAGGGCTGTAGAAAAGGCTAAATCCAACTTCACAGTCTTTGCTTGGGGACTTGCCGACACAACTCTCGAAGATGTCTTCATCAAAGTCGCTAAATCTGCTCAAGCCTTCATTTCCTTGTCTTGATGAAGCCTGATTTTTCAAGTTAgggtttctatttttttgaGTCAAAGATGTGTCTTCGGGCGCACGCAACCAACTTCCTAATACTTCTCATGCAATTTGTATATACTATTAGCTGTACACGTTTTTTACATAGAAGCTTCAGCCTATGTTGAGATGTCCCATAATTATTCGTTGTTACATACTCTCTATGTATTACAAATTAATATGAACATGAAATATTTGCTTATGCCAATTTACATTGTCGGGCTGAGTATATGCAAATTAGTTGATGTCTTTTCTGACATTCAAGCTGTGTCATCACATCAATCTTGGTGTTATATATGTGAATCCAACTAATCAATCTTGGCATATATTACCGTTATGTTTGGTTTTAGTACTTATTAGCTGATCAATTTGTTccgaaaacaaaacaaacggGTCTTACACCTTAACTAATTTGGTTAAGTCGAACGacttaaaaatgtatatatatagctagggattaaaaaacaaataaagagcTGCAAGAAACTGAAACCAAATTAGGGTAAAAAATGAATGGCATCGAGTGTTCTTTAACTTTCAGTAATCGTGTGCATATACCATCAGAAAAGAACACAAGTTATTCATCTTTATTAAGAAATGGGATACAATTGTGTATGTTTTTTACACATACATATACCACATATTAGCAGTCGTGCTGTAATCaaagaatatgttttttttttgctaaaataaaaaaaatatgtttcataaaaGGAACCAATAAATCTTCTTCTTATAAGCTACACATAACATAATCATCCTGAAAAAATGTGCTTCAGTTCTATAGAGCTTAAGGAACCTACTCATCTCCATCATAGAacaacaataatattttatgcGTATTGACTTAAATAGTAGGAAATATTTCAAAGAGAAAAAAGG
It encodes:
- the LOC130511591 gene encoding ABC transporter A family member 12, which gives rise to MVRTYWLISYAYFLTISVLYVASLVIFGSVIGLKYFRLNTYSIQFVFYFIYLNLQIALSFLVSSIFSKVKTVTVVAYIIVYGSGLLGSFLFQKMLETQSFPEEWIVALELYPGFSLYRGLYEFSQYASRGSGMKWQDISDSGMGEVLCIMSIEWFLALIIAFYIDQVFSSGKHPFFFLNPSKKSSSIPSKPTVQRMDSKKVSIDMGKIDVSQEREKVQQLRNEGSAGHAILCDNLKKVYPGRDGNPPKMAVRGLYLDVPSGECFGMLGPNGAGKTSFISMMTGLLKPSSGTALVQGLDICKDMNKVYTSMGVCPQHDLLWETLTGREHLLFYGRLKNFKGSALTHAVEESLKSVSLFDGGVGDKPAGNYSGGMKRRLSVAISLIGNPKVVYLDEPSTGLDPASRKNLWDVIQRAKQNTAIILTTHSMEEAEFLCDRLGIFVDGALQCIGNSKELKSRYGGSYVFTMTTSSEHEEDVERLVSTVSPNAKKVYHLAGTQKFELPKNEVRIAEVFRAVEKAKSNFTVFAWGLADTTLEDVFIKVAKSAQAFISLS